From Calothrix sp. PCC 6303, a single genomic window includes:
- the ftsE gene encoding cell division ATP-binding protein FtsE — MSVVTNQKTPNQTVLEKNRQVNPEKQSTNLMVQLHEVTKTYANGRDALLGSNLQVKRGEFLFVTGSSGSGKSTLLKLLYGEELATQGEVIVNDFNVSRLKGDRLSHLRQQIGIVFQDYKLIPQRTVAENIAVVLKARGYTRKEIQRRLEPTLKLVGLHSKDDCFIDQLSGGEQQRVSIARAIVATPPLILADEPTGNLDPDNSWQVIQILQKLHQLGTTVIVTTHDEQLVRRCDCRVVQVKNGKLSDYRLV, encoded by the coding sequence ATGTCAGTTGTCACAAACCAGAAAACTCCAAATCAAACAGTTCTTGAAAAGAATCGTCAAGTCAACCCCGAAAAACAGTCCACTAACCTCATGGTGCAGTTGCATGAGGTGACAAAAACCTATGCAAATGGACGTGATGCCCTCTTAGGAAGTAATCTACAGGTTAAGAGAGGAGAATTTTTATTTGTTACTGGAAGTAGTGGTTCAGGGAAATCTACATTACTGAAATTGCTTTATGGTGAAGAGTTAGCAACTCAGGGAGAGGTGATTGTCAACGATTTTAACGTCTCCCGACTGAAAGGCGATCGCTTATCTCATTTAAGGCAACAAATTGGGATTGTTTTCCAAGACTATAAGTTGATTCCCCAAAGAACTGTAGCCGAAAATATTGCTGTGGTGCTAAAAGCACGGGGATACACCCGTAAAGAAATCCAAAGACGCTTAGAACCGACTTTAAAGTTAGTTGGTTTACACTCCAAAGATGATTGTTTTATTGATCAGCTTTCGGGAGGAGAACAGCAACGCGTAAGTATTGCTAGGGCAATTGTAGCTACACCTCCACTAATTTTAGCCGATGAACCTACCGGAAATCTCGATCCTGATAACTCTTGGCAGGTAATCCAAATTTTGCAAAAATTACACCAATTAGGAACAACAGTAATTGTCACAACCCACGACGAACAACTAGTTAGACGCTGCGACTGTCGAGTTGTGCAGGTGAAAAATGGCAAATTGAGTGATTATCGGCTGGTTTAA
- a CDS encoding phycocyanobilin:ferredoxin oxidoreductase encodes MTTPSIPSLREQQHPLIRKLANTIEAAWQKHLDLSLYGLPEELGYVEGKLEGEKLIIENRCYQTPQFRKIHLELARVGNMLDILHCVMFPRPEYDLPMFGCDLVGGRGQISAAIADLSPVSLRRSLPKSYLSQLSALEPVNFAQTRELPQWGDIFSDYCIFVRPTNLEEETAFCDRVASFLDIHCQNAINSQPVTPEEMAEIIAAQKNYCTKQQQNDKTRRVLEKAFGSAWAEHYMTTVLFDLPEETPVGGC; translated from the coding sequence ATGACAACTCCCTCCATACCCTCACTACGCGAACAACAACATCCACTCATCCGCAAACTTGCCAACACCATCGAAGCTGCTTGGCAAAAGCATCTGGATTTGTCCCTGTATGGTTTACCTGAAGAATTGGGGTATGTAGAGGGCAAACTGGAGGGTGAGAAATTAATCATCGAAAACCGCTGCTATCAAACACCACAATTTCGGAAAATTCACCTGGAATTGGCAAGGGTGGGTAACATGTTGGATATTTTGCACTGTGTGATGTTCCCCCGTCCAGAATACGATTTACCAATGTTTGGTTGTGATTTGGTTGGTGGTAGGGGACAAATCAGTGCTGCGATCGCTGATCTTTCTCCGGTAAGCTTAAGACGTTCCCTACCCAAGTCCTATTTATCTCAGTTATCAGCACTAGAACCTGTAAATTTCGCTCAAACCCGCGAATTACCGCAGTGGGGAGATATTTTTTCTGATTATTGTATATTTGTGCGTCCCACGAATTTAGAGGAAGAAACTGCATTCTGCGATCGCGTTGCCAGTTTCTTGGATATACACTGTCAAAATGCCATTAATTCCCAACCTGTAACCCCCGAAGAGATGGCGGAAATAATCGCTGCACAAAAAAATTACTGCACCAAACAACAGCAAAACGACAAAACCCGTCGCGTCTTAGAAAAAGCCTTTGGTTCTGCTTGGGCTGAACACTACATGACTACGGTATTATTTGATTTACCTGAAGAAACCCCGGTAGGTGGATGTTGA
- a CDS encoding mechanosensitive ion channel family protein — protein sequence MRLKSVAITVISMGLAQAITIGIVPKVTAQNIVFPLPNLQTSPLKVNDSENEIVTGWVYLDGKPLFQVTSTKENLPNRLDIIQNSLAKIQTNYLRNPKTELDVSIKTVNGSKEININGQYLVTLSEQDMRAQNFNTDSFEKEIQGLLEQRFQTAKQERQPSFLVRQGIISLATGAGIIFISWGICYLRGRSKENQPHPVNAIATTTQPITSELHQKQHQNSQEVKRRLFQFAQVGIWGSGGYFILGLLPYTRWLQIAIPAVAQIPLRLGIVGLLTYVGVRFSYVLIDRFTSALIKSSSLLTPETAERLQLRASTVSGVTKSIVTIVWTGVGTIVALTAVGINVIPLLAGASLVGVAVSLAAQSLIKDAINGFLIVLEDQYALGDVIAVGNVGGLVENMNLRITQLRDAEGRLITIPNSEIKVVANLSSRWSRADLSIPIAYEEDIDQALAVIKKVAFDMKQDPAWKYRIVDNPEVLGVDHFGDRGLMVRVWIKTQPLKQWDVAREFRRRLKIALDIGGIKIPVAQQTIWLHDAPLSKDHGENKPERSLHMENKQ from the coding sequence TTGCGCTTAAAATCTGTGGCAATAACCGTGATTTCAATGGGGTTAGCACAAGCCATCACTATTGGAATAGTGCCAAAAGTTACAGCCCAGAACATAGTTTTTCCCCTTCCCAACTTACAAACATCACCTCTAAAGGTCAATGATTCGGAGAATGAAATCGTTACTGGTTGGGTTTATTTGGATGGGAAACCTTTATTTCAAGTTACTTCTACCAAGGAAAATCTTCCCAATCGTTTAGATATCATCCAAAATAGTTTGGCGAAAATCCAGACTAATTATCTCAGGAACCCAAAAACCGAACTTGATGTATCAATCAAGACCGTAAATGGTTCTAAGGAAATCAATATTAATGGTCAGTATTTGGTAACTCTCTCTGAGCAAGATATGAGAGCGCAAAACTTCAACACTGACAGCTTTGAAAAAGAAATCCAAGGTTTATTAGAACAGCGTTTCCAAACAGCCAAGCAAGAAAGACAACCCAGTTTTTTAGTTCGTCAAGGGATAATTTCCTTAGCCACAGGAGCAGGTATTATTTTTATTAGTTGGGGAATTTGTTACCTCAGAGGACGTTCAAAAGAAAATCAACCTCATCCGGTGAATGCGATCGCCACAACAACACAACCCATCACCAGCGAACTACATCAAAAACAACACCAAAATAGCCAAGAAGTCAAGCGAAGACTTTTTCAATTTGCCCAAGTCGGAATTTGGGGCAGTGGAGGTTACTTTATTCTCGGTTTATTGCCCTATACTCGATGGCTACAAATAGCCATTCCCGCCGTCGCCCAGATTCCTTTAAGATTAGGAATAGTAGGACTTTTAACCTATGTGGGAGTACGTTTTAGTTATGTTTTGATTGACCGCTTTACATCTGCTCTCATTAAAAGCAGTAGTTTATTAACTCCCGAAACCGCTGAAAGGTTACAATTAAGGGCTTCTACAGTTTCCGGAGTCACAAAAAGTATTGTCACCATTGTTTGGACAGGAGTTGGTACAATAGTTGCTCTAACTGCTGTGGGAATAAATGTGATTCCTTTACTAGCAGGTGCAAGTTTGGTGGGTGTTGCTGTATCTTTAGCCGCTCAAAGTTTGATTAAAGACGCAATCAACGGTTTTTTAATTGTATTGGAAGACCAGTATGCTTTGGGTGATGTGATTGCGGTGGGAAATGTCGGGGGGTTAGTCGAAAATATGAATTTACGTATAACCCAACTTCGAGATGCTGAGGGACGTTTAATTACTATTCCCAATAGTGAAATCAAAGTTGTTGCTAATCTTTCTAGCCGTTGGTCACGGGCTGATTTAAGTATACCTATTGCTTATGAAGAAGATATTGATCAAGCTCTAGCAGTGATTAAAAAGGTCGCTTTTGATATGAAGCAAGACCCCGCATGGAAATACCGAATTGTAGATAATCCTGAAGTTTTGGGAGTAGATCACTTTGGCGATCGCGGTTTAATGGTAAGGGTATGGATCAAAACCCAACCCCTGAAACAATGGGATGTAGCTAGGGAGTTTCGTCGTCGATTAAAAATTGCTTTGGATATTGGAGGAATTAAAATTCCTGTAGCACAACAAACAATTTGGCTGCATGATGCTCCTTTATCGAAGGATCATGGGGAAAACAAACCTGAAAGAAGTTTGCACATGGAGAATAAACAGTAG
- a CDS encoding ABC transporter ATP-binding protein — MLYLRNLTYHPTACPNAILKSVNLDLAPQQLGLIIGPSGSGKSTMLEILSGLAAPSSGGMFWREQELVAEQMQQLAGLVFQFPERHFCGGTILEELRLGHPEIGSDRISEALAEVGLDHLSLSASPHDLSGGQQRRLALAVQLIRQPHLLLLDEPTAGLDWSIRQQLVRLLAKLKQNWTLLIVTHDAGDLLAIADRCWSIQNGHLESIDPTTLQERTKEPQPAA, encoded by the coding sequence ATGCTCTATCTCAGAAATTTAACTTATCATCCGACTGCCTGCCCAAATGCGATTCTCAAATCCGTCAACCTCGATTTGGCACCTCAACAATTGGGTTTGATTATTGGACCAAGTGGTTCCGGCAAAAGCACAATGCTGGAAATACTTTCAGGATTGGCTGCACCTTCCTCTGGGGGGATGTTTTGGCGGGAACAGGAACTAGTTGCCGAGCAGATGCAGCAACTAGCTGGATTGGTGTTTCAGTTTCCTGAAAGGCATTTTTGCGGTGGTACGATTTTAGAAGAATTGCGTTTAGGGCATCCGGAGATAGGAAGCGATCGCATATCGGAAGCGTTAGCCGAAGTTGGGTTAGATCATTTATCTTTAAGTGCCTCTCCCCATGACCTCAGCGGGGGACAGCAACGGCGTTTAGCCCTGGCAGTCCAATTAATTCGTCAGCCCCATTTGTTACTTTTGGATGAGCCTACAGCCGGCTTAGACTGGTCAATCCGGCAGCAATTGGTGCGTTTATTGGCAAAACTTAAACAGAATTGGACATTATTAATTGTCACCCATGATGCCGGAGACTTGTTAGCGATCGCTGATCGTTGTTGGAGTATTCAAAATGGTCATCTAGAATCTATTGATCCGACAACGCTGCAAGAAAGAACGAAAGAACCTCAACCAGCAGCGTAG
- a CDS encoding Sll0314/Alr1548 family TPR repeat-containing protein, with the protein MKNKFVFPQSKIMPININRLAAALFCSVLAVTLQVSPTVGADPFRTKETRNIGDNTEAAFKAIFQEGNYQAADSYLQKALTSEPDEPLAYAMRASLAYSNKDFAMLETYSQKTLETAEKLIPTDTLRGHLYAAVGHFLSGAVILSREGTVNGAPQAMSKLRQVYENLDKAEAVSPQDSELNLIKGYMDLMLAVNLPFANPTQAIERLEKNASPQYLVDRGIAIAYRDLKQYPKALEYANRALKVTTNNPEVYYLKAQILRAQANKEKSSQQMREAVSNFDKALAKKTQLPSGLVRQIERERGNADKSIASLK; encoded by the coding sequence ATGAAGAATAAGTTTGTATTCCCACAATCAAAGATCATGCCAATTAACATCAATAGACTTGCAGCAGCTTTGTTTTGCAGTGTTTTAGCCGTTACCCTCCAAGTTAGTCCTACTGTTGGGGCTGACCCTTTCCGGACGAAAGAAACCCGCAATATTGGTGACAACACCGAAGCTGCGTTTAAGGCTATTTTCCAAGAAGGAAACTACCAAGCTGCTGATAGTTATCTTCAAAAAGCACTGACTTCTGAACCTGATGAACCACTAGCCTATGCAATGCGAGCCTCCTTGGCTTACAGTAACAAGGATTTTGCTATGTTGGAAACCTATAGTCAAAAAACTCTGGAAACAGCCGAAAAATTGATTCCTACCGATACATTACGGGGACATCTGTATGCTGCGGTTGGTCACTTTTTATCGGGTGCTGTAATTCTGAGTCGGGAAGGAACCGTTAACGGTGCTCCCCAAGCGATGAGTAAGCTAAGACAAGTATATGAAAATTTAGACAAAGCGGAAGCAGTTTCCCCCCAAGATTCGGAATTGAACCTAATTAAAGGTTATATGGATTTGATGCTAGCTGTAAATTTACCATTTGCGAATCCTACCCAAGCAATTGAGCGCTTAGAAAAAAATGCAAGTCCCCAATATCTAGTTGATAGAGGAATAGCGATCGCATATCGAGATTTGAAGCAATATCCCAAAGCTCTAGAATATGCTAACCGCGCTCTGAAGGTGACAACTAATAACCCAGAAGTATACTATCTCAAAGCTCAAATTCTCCGCGCTCAAGCCAATAAAGAAAAAAGCAGTCAACAGATGCGCGAAGCAGTAAGCAACTTTGACAAAGCTTTAGCCAAAAAAACACAGCTACCATCAGGTTTAGTCAGACAAATCGAGCGAGAACGTGGCAATGCTGATAAAAGTATTGCCAGTCTTAAATAG
- a CDS encoding tetratricopeptide repeat protein encodes MWINFYRSRKKLKANSREKVSYSRQQVLKLISLLLMTMVFVSASTPAISVTPPSVDIIAQGYIGKTATDFLNEGLQLIQAGRLQEAINAFEKATELDSRLAAAHYNLGLALRQAGQLQPAANAFYRATQENPRFSLAYANLGGALLEGNNWQLANDYLQRAIEIEPKLGIAHYNLGLLQQQQRQCDRAIESFKKAQEFSKNAPESAYHMGICYLQQDKLDKAKDSFRKAAKINPRYTEAHYNLGMVLFQQRKFPDALDAFRKSAESNPNYPNAYYGAGLTFMQMNRNSDAAQVFEHARNLYASQNNPEWSQKSQQMLQQIQALNSQPR; translated from the coding sequence ATGTGGATAAATTTTTATAGAAGCCGGAAAAAGCTGAAGGCTAATAGTCGGGAGAAAGTTTCTTACAGTAGACAACAAGTGTTAAAACTAATCAGTTTACTGCTGATGACAATGGTATTTGTTTCGGCTTCCACTCCAGCTATTTCTGTAACTCCCCCATCTGTAGATATTATTGCTCAAGGGTATATTGGAAAAACAGCTACAGACTTCTTAAATGAGGGTTTGCAGTTAATTCAAGCTGGAAGGTTACAAGAAGCAATAAATGCTTTTGAGAAAGCCACCGAATTAGATTCGAGATTGGCAGCTGCACACTATAATTTGGGATTAGCTTTGCGACAAGCTGGGCAATTACAACCAGCAGCTAACGCATTTTACCGTGCAACTCAGGAGAATCCTAGGTTTTCTTTAGCTTATGCCAATTTGGGGGGTGCATTACTGGAGGGAAATAATTGGCAATTAGCAAATGACTATTTACAGCGGGCAATTGAGATTGAACCAAAATTGGGAATTGCTCATTATAATTTGGGGTTATTGCAGCAACAACAACGACAATGCGATCGCGCAATTGAATCATTCAAGAAAGCACAGGAGTTTAGTAAAAATGCTCCCGAATCAGCCTACCACATGGGGATCTGTTATCTCCAGCAAGATAAGCTGGATAAAGCAAAGGATTCTTTCCGCAAAGCCGCTAAGATAAATCCCCGATATACCGAGGCACATTATAATTTGGGAATGGTGCTATTTCAGCAACGCAAATTTCCTGATGCTTTGGACGCTTTTAGAAAATCGGCTGAATCCAATCCTAATTATCCAAATGCCTATTATGGTGCTGGCTTAACGTTTATGCAGATGAATCGCAACTCTGACGCTGCACAAGTTTTTGAACATGCTCGCAATTTATACGCATCACAGAATAACCCAGAATGGTCGCAAAAATCTCAGCAAATGTTGCAGCAAATACAAGCTTTAAACTCTCAACCACGTTGA
- a CDS encoding CTB family bacteriocin: MSHEINNEAIELSTDELDTVAGGGASLDEFANFFAEKNVINSALVNGSGGSQSLTQIAQEKVDSSAGKSVFSF, translated from the coding sequence ATGTCACACGAAATCAACAACGAAGCAATCGAACTTTCCACTGACGAACTAGATACAGTTGCAGGTGGTGGAGCAAGTTTAGATGAATTTGCTAACTTCTTCGCTGAAAAAAACGTAATTAACTCAGCTTTAGTTAATGGTTCTGGTGGAAGCCAATCTTTAACTCAAATTGCTCAAGAAAAAGTTGATTCCAGCGCTGGAAAATCAGTATTCTCATTCTAA
- a CDS encoding CTB family bacteriocin: protein MSHEIKNEAIELSADELDVVAGGGASLVEFANFFAEKNVINSALVNGPGGSQSLTQVVQEKVDSSAGKSVFSF from the coding sequence ATGTCACACGAAATCAAAAACGAAGCAATCGAACTTTCCGCTGACGAATTAGATGTAGTTGCAGGTGGTGGAGCAAGTTTAGTTGAATTTGCTAACTTCTTCGCTGAAAAAAACGTAATTAACTCAGCTTTAGTTAATGGTCCTGGTGGAAGCCAATCTTTAACTCAAGTTGTACAAGAAAAAGTTGATTCCAGCGCTGGAAAATCAGTATTCTCATTCTAA
- a CDS encoding CTB family bacteriocin gives MSHEIKNEAIELSADELDTVAGGGASLNEFANFFAEKNVINSVLVNGSGGSQSLTQIAQEKVNSSAGKSVFSF, from the coding sequence ATGTCACACGAAATCAAAAACGAAGCAATCGAACTTTCTGCTGATGAATTAGATACAGTTGCAGGTGGTGGAGCAAGTTTAAATGAATTTGCTAACTTCTTCGCTGAAAAGAACGTAATTAACTCAGTTTTAGTTAATGGTTCTGGTGGAAGCCAATCTTTAACTCAAATTGCTCAAGAAAAAGTTAATTCCAGCGCTGGAAAATCAGTATTCTCATTCTAA
- a CDS encoding CTB family bacteriocin — protein sequence MSHEINNEAIELSADELDVVAGGAASLDEFANFFAEKNVINSVLVNGSGGSQSLTQIAQEKVNSSAGKSVFSF from the coding sequence ATGTCACACGAAATCAACAACGAAGCAATCGAACTTTCCGCTGACGAATTAGATGTAGTCGCAGGTGGTGCAGCAAGTTTAGATGAATTTGCTAACTTCTTCGCTGAAAAGAACGTAATTAACTCAGTTTTAGTTAATGGTTCTGGTGGAAGCCAATCTTTAACTCAAATTGCTCAAGAAAAAGTTAATTCCAGCGCTGGAAAATCAGTATTCTCATTCTAA
- a CDS encoding CTB family bacteriocin — MSHEINNEAIELSADELDVVAGGAASLDEKALFNFQATGINSILNVGPNGVQSLSQVSDFDILSEAEKQLRVF, encoded by the coding sequence ATGTCACACGAAATCAACAACGAAGCAATCGAACTTTCCGCTGACGAATTAGATGTAGTCGCAGGTGGTGCAGCAAGTTTAGATGAAAAAGCTCTTTTCAACTTTCAGGCAACTGGTATCAATTCAATTTTAAACGTTGGTCCTAATGGAGTCCAGTCTTTGAGCCAGGTATCTGACTTTGATATCTTATCTGAAGCTGAAAAACAACTACGTGTTTTCTAA
- a CDS encoding CTB family bacteriocin, translating to MSHEINNEAIELSTDELDTVAGGGASLNEFANFFAEKNVINSVLVNGSGGSQSLTQIAQEKVDSSAGKSVFSF from the coding sequence ATGTCACACGAAATCAACAACGAAGCAATCGAACTTTCCACTGACGAACTAGATACAGTTGCAGGTGGTGGAGCAAGTTTAAATGAATTTGCTAACTTCTTCGCTGAAAAGAACGTAATTAACTCAGTTTTAGTTAATGGTTCTGGTGGAAGCCAATCTTTAACTCAAATTGCTCAAGAAAAAGTTGATTCCAGCGCTGGAAAATCAGTATTCTCATTCTAA
- the thrC gene encoding threonine synthase, with product MTQAIAKQAHVNTGNFKALKCKECGAEYEPKALHVCELCFGPLEVKYDYSNLRLSVTRESIQAGPNSIWRYRDFLPVATDNYIDVGTGMTPLVKSNRLARRLGLKNLYIKNDAVNMPTLSFKDRVVSVALSRARELGFTTVSCASTGNLANSTAAIAAYAGLDCCVFIPSDLEAGKVLGSLVYSPTLMAVKGNYDQVNRLCSEVANTHGWGFVNINLRPYYSEGSKTLGFEVAEQLGWKLPDHVVAPLASGSLFTKIYKGFQEFVEVGLVEDKKVRFSGAQAEGCSPIAEAFKEGRDFIKPVKPNTIAKSLAIGNPADGVYAVELAQKTGGNIESVTDAEIIEAIKLLAETEGIFTETAGGTTVAVLKKLVEAGKIDPDETTVVYITGNGLKTQEAVQGYIGEPFTIDAKLDSFESALERSRTLDRLEWQQVLV from the coding sequence ATGACTCAAGCGATAGCAAAACAGGCTCACGTAAATACTGGTAACTTCAAAGCGTTGAAGTGTAAGGAGTGTGGTGCTGAATATGAACCCAAAGCACTACATGTGTGTGAGCTTTGCTTTGGTCCTTTGGAAGTAAAGTATGACTATAGTAATTTGCGCCTTTCTGTAACCCGCGAAAGTATTCAAGCTGGTCCCAACTCAATTTGGCGCTATCGTGATTTTCTCCCAGTTGCTACCGACAACTATATAGATGTGGGTACGGGGATGACTCCATTAGTTAAATCTAATCGCTTGGCACGTCGTTTAGGTCTAAAAAATCTCTACATCAAAAACGATGCTGTAAACATGCCTACCCTCAGCTTTAAGGATCGGGTGGTATCTGTGGCTTTGAGTCGAGCGCGGGAACTAGGCTTTACAACTGTATCCTGTGCAAGTACAGGAAACCTAGCTAATTCTACAGCTGCGATCGCTGCCTACGCCGGATTGGATTGTTGTGTATTCATCCCTTCTGATTTAGAAGCTGGTAAAGTCTTAGGTAGTCTTGTTTATAGTCCAACTTTGATGGCTGTAAAAGGTAATTACGACCAAGTTAACCGCCTGTGTTCAGAAGTAGCTAACACACATGGTTGGGGATTTGTCAATATTAATCTTCGCCCCTATTATTCTGAAGGTTCCAAAACATTAGGCTTTGAAGTTGCCGAACAACTGGGATGGAAACTCCCAGACCACGTTGTTGCACCTTTGGCTTCTGGCTCGTTGTTTACTAAGATCTACAAAGGCTTCCAAGAATTTGTCGAAGTTGGTTTAGTCGAAGATAAAAAAGTCCGTTTCAGTGGTGCTCAAGCAGAAGGTTGTTCACCCATCGCTGAAGCTTTCAAAGAAGGAAGAGACTTCATAAAACCAGTTAAACCCAACACAATCGCTAAATCCCTCGCTATTGGCAACCCCGCAGATGGTGTATACGCGGTGGAACTGGCACAGAAGACAGGTGGTAATATTGAATCAGTAACTGATGCCGAAATCATCGAAGCCATCAAGTTACTGGCTGAAACCGAAGGCATATTTACGGAAACCGCAGGTGGAACCACCGTTGCTGTATTGAAGAAGTTGGTGGAAGCTGGAAAAATCGATCCAGATGAAACTACCGTGGTTTACATTACTGGTAATGGTTTGAAAACCCAAGAAGCTGTTCAAGGTTACATTGGTGAACCCTTCACAATTGATGCAAAACTCGATAGCTTTGAAAGTGCGCTTGAGCGATCGCGTACTTTGGATCGCTTAGAATGGCAGCAAGTCTTGGTTTAA
- a CDS encoding MoaD/ThiS family protein yields the protein MTIKVLVPTALQKFTNNQATLECSGTNIDEMINSLEDVCPGIKARLCDEAGKPRRFLNLYVNSEDIRFLDGTSTPLKDGDEVSIVPAVAGG from the coding sequence ATGACGATAAAAGTTTTAGTCCCCACTGCGCTGCAAAAATTCACCAACAACCAAGCTACCCTTGAATGTAGTGGTACTAACATCGATGAGATGATCAATTCCTTAGAGGATGTTTGTCCTGGTATTAAAGCGCGTTTGTGTGATGAAGCCGGGAAACCCCGCAGATTTTTGAATTTATATGTAAATAGCGAAGATATTCGTTTCTTGGATGGAACATCTACCCCCCTCAAAGATGGGGATGAAGTGAGTATTGTTCCTGCTGTTGCTGGTGGTTAA
- a CDS encoding dienelactone hydrolase family protein — protein MKRRDLLITSAAVASTSLIAKFGTDKTIAAQAVKGKTVTLAEGLEGYYVYPQGKKSAPAVMVFMEAFGLNSYIKEVCDRLARAGYAALAPDFYHGATYNYTDIQNAIAKLKTLNDDTVMSEVGKGLEFLAKRKEVTANKVGVMGFCMGGRYTFLANAVHADKFKGAVAFYGGGIDNPKDQLGRKSLLDQVAGMKAPIMLIYGAEDNLIPPDEHGRIATALSSAKKRYTLTVFPAAGHGFFSDRRDSYVAPAAKEAWQLTMSFFSENLK, from the coding sequence ATGAAAAGACGAGACTTATTAATTACATCTGCTGCTGTTGCTTCAACGTCACTCATTGCTAAATTTGGAACGGATAAAACTATAGCGGCACAAGCTGTAAAAGGCAAAACTGTTACTTTAGCTGAGGGATTAGAAGGATATTACGTCTATCCCCAAGGTAAAAAGTCAGCCCCTGCGGTGATGGTATTTATGGAAGCCTTCGGCTTAAATAGCTATATTAAAGAAGTATGCGATCGCTTGGCAAGGGCAGGGTATGCAGCGCTTGCCCCAGACTTTTATCATGGTGCTACCTATAACTATACAGATATTCAAAATGCGATCGCTAAATTAAAAACCCTCAATGATGACACAGTTATGTCTGAAGTTGGTAAGGGATTAGAATTTTTAGCTAAACGTAAAGAGGTTACAGCTAATAAAGTTGGTGTGATGGGTTTTTGCATGGGTGGACGCTATACATTTTTAGCGAATGCAGTTCACGCTGATAAATTTAAAGGTGCAGTTGCTTTTTATGGTGGGGGAATCGATAACCCGAAAGATCAATTAGGACGTAAATCACTTTTAGATCAAGTCGCTGGGATGAAAGCACCAATTATGTTGATATATGGTGCTGAGGATAACTTAATTCCCCCTGATGAACATGGCAGAATTGCCACAGCACTGTCGTCTGCCAAAAAACGTTACACCCTAACAGTTTTCCCCGCAGCAGGACATGGCTTTTTTAGTGATCGTCGTGATAGCTATGTCGCTCCTGCGGCAAAGGAAGCATGGCAATTGACAATGAGTTTCTTTTCTGAAAACCTGAAATAA